In Leptospira congkakensis, the DNA window CATGTTCCCTTCATCATCTTTCACTTCCATAATATATGGTTTGTAACGACCTTCTTGAGTGGCATCAAAGGCACGTTTGAAAGATTCGTAAGCTACTTTGTCTTGTGTTTCACGAGCAAGTGCATAGTTTTGTGCGAGAATTTCTGCCGTTACTTGCATACCGAAAGAAGTTTCACCATCACCAAGTCCGTCTTCTAGTGTATCACGAATTTCCACACCTTCAGGAAGGTCATTTGGAAGAAGTTTTACAAGTGAATCTAAGCTGTTTGTTTTTTTGTTAAGACGCGCATTTTTAACAACAAATGGCATAGAAGTTTGTGATTCTTCACCGATGACTAGGAAAACTTTTCCTTCACCAAGGGAAATACGACGAGTTGCTTCCGCAACAGCTTCCAAACCAGATACACAGTTGTTTGCTACTGTAAGGCATGGAATTTCCATAGGAAGTCCAAGCAAGTTTGCAATCACACGTGCCGAGTTAGGTGCGTTAGAAAAACCTTCTCCAACGATCACACCGTCAATATCAGTAGGTTTCAAACCACTGCGTTTCATAACTTCTTCACCAACGAGTTTTCCAAGGTGGTGACCAGCGTAATGTGAGAGCGCCTTTCCAATTTGAGCAAAAGGAGTTCGTGCAGGTGCTGCGAGTACTATCTTTTGTGTTACTTTCATATAAAATCCCTTCTTCCTTTCTTTAGACTAAAACTTTAGTTACCTTAAAAATTACTTCGCAAGCCATTTCATCATCGAACGTAGTTTAGTTCCTACTGCTTCGATAGGGTGGGCTGCATTTTTTTCTTTGAGTTTTTTGTATTCTGGGTATCCAGCTTTTGTATCCGCCATCCAACGTTTAGCGAACGCTGCACCTTTATCTTTTTGGATATCAGTGAGAACGTCTTTCATACGAGCTTTTACACCAGCATCAATGATACGTGGTCCGCTGATATAATCTCCATACTCTGCAGTATCAGAGATGGAATAACGCATACGAGCAAGTCCACCTTCGTAAATTAAATCAGTGATGAGTTTCACTTCATGTAAACATTCGAAGTAAGCGATTTCTGGATCGTAACCTGCTTCTGTTAATGTTTCAAATCCACTCATAATGAGGTTCGCAACACCACCACAAAGAACTACTTGTTCTCCGAAAAGGTCAGTTTCTGTTTCTTCACGGAAAGATGTTTCTAAAATTCCCGCTCTTCCTCCGCCTACTCCACTTGCGTGAGCAAGGGCACGAGCTTTTGCTTGGCCAGTCGCATCTTGATAAATAGCGATTAAACAAGGAACTCCACCACCTTCTGTGTAAACACGGCGAACGAGGTGTCCTGGACCTTTCGGAGCTACCATATAAACGTCTACGTTTTTAGGAGGAGTGATGAGATCGTAATGGATGTTAAATCCATGAGAGAATACAAGAGCCTTTCCTTCAGTAAGGTTTGGTTCAATATCCGCCTTATACATGTCAGCTTGGATTGTGTCTGGAGCAAGGATTTGGATGATGTCTGCTTTTTTAGCAGCTTCCGCAACACTGAACACTTCAAAGCCAGCTTCTTTGGCTTCTTTTACTGATTTAGATCCGTCGCGAAGTCCAATAATGACTTTCAAACCAGAATCTTTCATGTTTTGAGCTTGGGCGTGACCTTGGCTTCCGTAGCCAATCACTGCAATGGTTTTACCTTTAAGGAGATTTAGATCGCAACTGTCGTCGTAATAGATATTTGCCATGGATGGGCACACTTCCTGCGGAAAATTTAACTTATTTTTCCATCATTTTTAACTATAAGGAGGGAAACAAGAACGAATTAGGGCGCCTTTCCTTGCTGTCTCCGGACTCCGCGTTCGCTTCGGTCCTTCGGACGGCTAACGCCTCCTTCGCATCAAGGGCGCTTAGTGACATAATATTTTATCCCCTTGGCCAAAAATTCTCTAACCAGACCAAATGATGGGCATAGGTGATTTCCGCAAATGCGGAAATCCTCCATTGGCGCATGGGAATTTTCACCTTATACTGGATTCATGATGAACAGAATCAATTTAGAATCCATTGAAAAACTAAACCGTCAAAGGCTCGTTAGGTTTGTTTGTTCCTTGTTTTTGGTGAGTGGTTTGGCAGTTCTTGCTGGAGGATGTATCTCTCCAGATTTGTCTCATGACTCCTATTACGTAAGGCATCCCAGCAATGGAGGTCACAATTACCGCGATTACCCTTATCCATACCAAGGGTCTCGGGGAAGTTATGGAGTCCCTTACCCGTATCATGGCGGAGGGAATCAGATTCAAGTACCAAGGTCTCACGGAGGAGGTCATAACCCATTCCATGTTCCCGCAGGAAGATACCATAATGCCGGAAGTCCAGGGAAATGGAGGTTATAGAGTTTGGGATATTTAAACTTTGATACGATCTCTTCGGATCGAATGGGATATAACCGTTACCTATATCCGAAGAGAACTAATTCATCTTTTCGAATCGTTTCTTTACTTGGCCTTTTCTTTTTCATTTCAGTATTTCTTTCCTTGGGTTGTGCGAGTTTACTGCCAGAAGAAAGACGAGTTTATCCGAAGAATCCAATACCTCTCCCTAAGGGAATGGACATCCACGACTGGATGAATTCAAAACAGAAACAATTCCCGAATCATCTCCAAAGCTATACACCTTATTCGTCGGTATATAAAATCGTATATTACCGGAAAAAAAATACATCTATCGGATCATATATTTCTTGTGGTGCCTACCTTCGTCAAAACGACACGTATGCTATTGAAATTTTTCAAATGATCTCTATGATCAATTATTCTGATTATACGAAATCTTTAGGTAGGTATAATAAAGGCGGTGACCTAGGTCCCATGAGTGAGAAGGAAAGAACAGAAATCCTTCTTCCTTGTATGGAAGAATTTTTAGAACCACCACAAACAAAGGAATGATTGATTTGTGAAATATTTTTATTTAAGTTCTCTCATTTTCTATTTTCATTGTTCTTTTGCAAATTTAGACAGAAACCTAAAACCATTCTCTAAAGAATCTACAAAAGCAAAAATCAGCGATACAGTCACAATTTTGAATCAAAACAGAATGTATTTCCAACCAAGTTACCGCGGTTTGGTGGAGTATAGCCCTCCATTTGGAGATTCGCCCACAATATACTTTTCTAAAAAACAAGAAGAGATCGGCAGAAATCGTTACCAATGGAAAGAGATTTCCATACACAATATCGATGAAAAAGAATTCCAACTGACAAATGTAAAAACAGATTATGTATTCTTTGTTACGGCAACCAGACCCCGAAGTGATTGGGACCAAGGTTCATTCAAACAAGTATTACAGTTGGTTACATTTTGTATCATCCCTTGCAAACAAAAAATAACGTTAGATGTTACCGTTAAGTTATACCATAAAAATAGTTTGGTTTCAGAAAAGGTAAGTTCCCATTCTGGAACTCGTTATTTGAGCCCTTGGTATATGCCTTTTCCTTTTCTTTTTGAAATGCGAGATTATGGAAACTTATCCAACGAACCAAGTATTTTTTCCACTTTATATTTGAATGGGTTTCAAGATGCAATTGATGAAATTTATCTTAAACTTCCAAAAGAAGTGGCAGAAGAATGAAACATGGTGCCTTAAGTGAAAGCGAACGAGTCGATTTTTTATATATCAAGGTGAAGAAGAGATGATCGGTATGAAAACACTGGTTCGGAAGATTCTGTTTATTGTTTTTGCTCAAACTTATATTGTTGGAATTCTAATATTGTTTCTAGGCTGTGCAAGTCTCCTTCCTCCCGAAAGACGAGTGTATCCAAACAATCCAGTCCTTTTACCAAAGGACATCGACATTCATCAATGGATGGAAACAAAGCTAAAGCAACACCCGAAAAGGCTGGGATCCAGACAAATGAATCAAGGTGAATATAAATTCACTTACTTTCGTAAAGAGTTTACGTCTCTAGGTTCTTATCGCGCATGCACCGGACTAATTCGTAGCGTGAATCCAGAGCAGATAGAACTCTACAATCTTATTTCGATGATCAATCATGGTAATTATACAACAAATAAGAGATCGAAAGGCGGGGACTTAGGTCCCATGAATGAAAAAGAAAGAACCGAAATCCTCCTTCCTTGTATCGAAGAATTTTTGGAACCACCTGGGAGCAAAGAATGACTTACCAAAAGAATAAAACTATGATCCAACCTTAACCTTTTCGTCGGCATTGCCAGTATAACGAATCAGACCAAAAGTCAAATCATCTTGGATGGCGGTGATTCCTCCGGAAATTTGAATGACCGATTGGAAAACTTGGTCTCGAATTTCTTTTAATGGTAATCCCCGTATATCACGAATTAAGTGGAGTAACCTTTCTTCTCCAAACATTTGTAAGGATTCCGGTTCTCTTGCTTCGGTCAAACCATCGGTCAACATCACAATTAAATCCCCTGTTTCGAGTTGGAATCTTTCTTCTTCTGCTAAGATGGCAAAAATAGGAGTGATGATCCTTCCCATGGGTTTCAAACTTACCAGTGCTCCCGATTTACGAATGATAAAAAGGGGAAAGTGGCCGGCTCTGGCAAAAGTTAGTGATCCAGAGTCTGTGTGAAGATGGAGTAAACTCGCAGTTACAAAATGTTCCCTAAGGTTAGGAATGATTTGAGTCCGAATGGATTCTAAATTTTCTTTTAGGTCAGAAGGATCTTCTTTCCATTTGTCGAGAGATGTTTTGACAAGAGCACTTAGAAGAGCAGCAGGAATCCCGTGACCCGAAACGTCACAAATAAAAACACCTAATTCTTGTTTTTCGGGTCTCCAAACAATATCATACAAATCCCCGCCAACTTTCATCATGGGAATGTTTTTAAAAAGAATTTCCACACCTTCTGGAAAAATTTCTTTTTGAGGAAAAAGAGATTCTTGGATGCGTTTGGCCATATCCAATTGTTTTTCGATTTCCACTCGTTGTTCTTCAATGACGGCAGTTCTTTCTAAAACTTTTTTTTCCAACTCTTCATTGGCTTTTTCTTTTAGTTCATTTAGAACTTGCAAAGAGTTCAAAGAGGCTTGTTGTGCCCTTTCTCTTTCTCTAGTGGCTGTCACCAAAAAGTAGGCAATCCCGCTGATACAAAACAAAAAGGCATCCAAAAAAATAAGAGAGTCGTTGATGGAGAGACCTGTTTCGTCCCTTCTTGCAAAAACACCTTTCCCATCTATGGTGAGTGTAACAGCTGTAAAGGCGAGTACAACGGTGGCAAGTGTAGCACCGAATTGTCTGAACCGAATGCTTGTGACGATAACAAAAGGAATGGGTAAAAAGAGAAGAGGCCATTCATCACTAAAAGCAATGGTTCCCGAAATATAAACCAGTATGATCCAAAGTAGAAGTTCGATTTGTTTATGAAGTTCTAATTTTAGTTTTGCCTTTGGGTGGAACCAAACATAGAGTAGGGGGGCTACAATGAGAAAACCCAACATCTCTCCCGAAAACCAAGTAAAGAACACATTGAAATAAAGTTCAGTGGTTAAAAAGTCCCAATACCATAAACTTGTTACACCGAGCACGGTGCTAATAAACGATCCAGGGATGGTTCCGATACTTAAGAAATAAATTAAGTTTCTGGTAGAGTAGATGGGGTCTGCTTTTTCTGAGACCCTCTTGATGATTCTGTAGTTTACATAACTACTGAGTGTGTTACCAATCCCTATAATAATTGCTGTTTGAATGTGCGGGTTATTAAAAAAATTAGCTAAGGTAGCACCAATATAAATTCCAGGAAGGGCAATGGGACCAAGAAGAAGGAGGGAAGCTAAACCCACACCTTCCGGTGGCCAAACAGGAGATACTTGGCTATTTAAGAAGGCAATTTTAAAACCAATTTGAGCAGAGATGAAATACCCAATAAAGATGATGGGTGTCCAAATCAAAATTCTTGTATATAGGACAGTCTTCATCCGGATTGAAGCATTTCCCATTCCTCCATTTTGTAAAGAATTTCCGCTTCTATCTTTTGGATTTCTTCAGATATTTTTTGAAGTTCCGTATGATCATTTGCGAATGTACTCAATTTCTTTTCTAGTTCTTGTTTGGAGGATTCGAGTTTGGCAATCTCTGACTCTAGTTTGGAGAGTTTCTTTTGGTCTTGTTTTGATTTTTGTGGTTTGTCCGAAACTACTGTCGCTTGCGGAGCTTCTTTTGGTTTTGGGGAACTTTGTTCGTTTTCTAATTCTAAAGAATCGGTTTCCAAAAACGAAGAGAAGGTTCCAATGTAATGATCCAGTTTTCCTTCTTTTCTAAAAATGAGCAGGCTTTCTGCTGTACGGTCGAGGAAATAACGGTCGTGAGAAACAATCACAACAGTACCTGGAAATTCATCTAAAAAGGATTCTAAAACAGAAAGTGTTTGGATGTCCAAATCATTGGTTGGTTCATCTAAGATGAGAAAGTTTGGACCCGTCATTAAGATCTGAACAAGGAAAAGGCGACGCCTTTCACCTCCAGATAGTTTGGCGATGGGTGTGTATTGTAATTTTCCGTCAAAGAGAAACCTCTCCAACATTTTTGAGGCAGAAATTTTTTCACCGGATTCGGTTTCTATCATTTCCCCAGCAACATCTTTGATATAATCTAATACATTTCTTTCTAGAGGAAGTTCGGAACTGGTTTGGTCAAAATATCCTACCTTCGTATTCATTCCTGGTTTGATGAATCCACTATCAGGCGTAATGCGACCTGCCATCAAATTCAAAAGTGTTGATTTTCCAATTCCGTTTGGTCCAATGATACCGAGTCTTTCTTTTGCTTTGAAAGTATATGTGAAATCATTGATGAGCAATCGATCGGCAATTCCTTTTTTCAAATTATGAATTTCTAAAATGGTTTTCCCTTGGCGTTTAGCAGCAACACTCAGTTCTAAATCCTTTTGTATTTCTCGTTTTTCTCTATTTTGGAGGTCGCTTGCACGATCAATCCTAGCTTTTTGTTTTGTGGATCGTGCTTTGGGTTGTCGTTTCAACCATTTCACTTCTTGTTTTAGAAATTGTTTGATTTTATCTTCTTGTTTTTGAAGGGTTTCTTCTCTTTCCACTTTTCGTTCTAAATAAATGGAATAGTTTCCTTCATAAACAAAGTGACTCCCGCGGTCGAGTTCCAAAATTTTAGTTACAATTCGATCTAAAAAATAACGATCGTGGGTGATGAGGAGGATGGCTTTGTCTAGTCCTGCTAAATAATCTTCTAACCATAAGATGGATTTTACATCCAAGTGGTTTGTTGGTTCATCTAAAATGAGTAAATTACTTTCATCAATCAGTGATTTTGCGAGTTCTACTTTTTTAAGCATCCCTCCAGACAACTCGGACATTTTTCTTTCTAACTTCTCAACACCTAACTCTTTTAATATGGATTTTACTTGTTGTTCGTAGTCCCATGCGGACAGTCTGTCCATCTCTTGGGAAATTTCTGTAAACTCATCATCTAGTCCTTCTTCACCTTCACTCATTCGTTCGCAAATGTCTTCGTAACGGCGAATGGTTTTGACAAGTTTGTTATCACCCTTATAAATATGATCCAGAATGGTTTCGTTTTGGTCAAAGACCGGATTTTGATCGAGGATAGAAATTTTAAGATTATTGTTTTTGATGATTTGTCCGGAATCCGTTTCTTCTTTTCCAAGAAGGGCTCGGAGTAGGGTGGATTTTCCAGATCCATTGATACCAACAATGGCAAGTTTTTCTCCTTCGCTGATAGAGAAATCAAGGTTTGAAAAAAGTTTTTTTTCGCCGATGGTTTTGGAAAGTTTGGAAACGGAGACTAGCACAATGTCCATGAGATGGAAATGGGGTCATTCGGACAATCTCATTCAATATTTTGTTATGAATGTACATCTGATTTATCGACTTTGTATTGGTTTTTAAGATTTTCGGTTTTTTCGCATTCTCTCCGTTTCACATAACTTCCTTACTGGGTTATATGTTATCGAACGGACAAGATGAATTATACAATTCTATACTCAGTCGGCAATCCATCCCCGAATCAGTGGTGGGTGGCAAACAAGTGGCCAACCGTTTTTTGGAGGAATTGTTCTCCATCCTGTTTTCAGGATATCATTCTGAACGTAACTTCACTTCCAAAGATCAAATTTCTGACCAGTTGGAACTCTTTCGAATTCGTTGGAAAAACTTACTCGAACCTTATGCTACCTATGCGGACAAAGAACTTGGCCGTGTGGTTGCGTTAGATGATATTTTACATAACTTTGTTGCCAAACTTCCTGGATTGTATGAATGGATGTGGGAAGATGCAGAAGCTGCCTTTTTAGGAGATCCTGCTGCAGAAAGTATCCATGAAGTCATTCTCGCCTATTCAGGGTTTTACGCCGGTGCTGTCCACCGAGTGGCTAATTATTTTTTTAAGTCTTCATTGCCTATTTTTCCAAAACTTTTGTCTGGTGTGGCTCAAGAGGCAACAGGAATTGATATCCATCCCGGTGCGGAAATTGGAAGAGCCTTTTTTATGGATCATGGAACAGGGATTGTGATCGGCGAAACCACTCATATCGCAGACAATGTAAAAATTTACCAAGGTGTTACACTCGGCGCATTGTCGGTAAACAAGTCTTTGGCGAAGCAAAAACGCCATCCCACAATTGAAGAGGGTGTTGTGATTTATGCAGGAGCTACAATTCTCGGTGGAGAAACGGTGATTGGGAAACAATCCATCATCGGAGGGAATGCTTGGATTACCCAAAGCATTCCTCCTTATTCCGTTGTGTATCAGAAATCAGAAGTGCGAGTCAGAAGTTCGAATGAAATCCAAGGTTTGGATTTCACCATTTGAACTAGAACTAAATCCCAATCCGATTCTGGCTTCCTAACCCGTACAACACTCGGATGAGTGCATCAATGTCTTCACAAGAATTGTAAAAAGCAAGGGAAGGTCTCACTGTTGATTCCAATCCAAATCTTCTTAAGATTGGTTGGGCACAGTGGTGTCCTGCTCTTACAGCAATCCCTTCTTCTGCTAGCTTTTTTCCAATCGCTTCAGTTTTGAAACCATCAATGACAAAGGACAACACACCCGCTTTGTCTTTAGCTGTTCCGATCAAACGTAGGCCTGGAACCTTTAACAATTCTTTGGTGCCATATTCCAATAGATCGTGTTCGAAGGCTGAAATTTGTTTCATTCCAAATCGGTTCAGATATTCGATTGCAGCGCCAAGCCCAACAGCATCAGCGATGTTTCCGGTTCCTGCTTCAAATCGAAACGGTGCTTCTTGGAAGGTAGTGTGATCAAAGTTGACATCTTTAATCATATTCCCTCCGCCTTGCCAAGGAGGCAAACTGTCGAGAATGGATTTTTTTCCATAAACCACACCAATACCCGTTGGAGCAAAAAGTTTGTGACCACTAAACACAAAGAAGTCGCAATCAATCTCCTGAACATTCACTGGCATATGTGATACGGACTGAGCTCCATCCACAATCACAAGGGCTCCCACTTTATGAGCTGACTTTGTCATCTCCTCTACCGGGACCACTGTTCCTAAAGCATTCGAAACTTGTGTGATGGATACAATCTTTGTTTTGGAGTTTAGCAAACGTTCGTATTCGCTTAGAATGATTTGTCCTGAATCATCTACGGGAGCGACTCGTAACTTTGCACCTTTTTTAGCACAGACCATTTGCCAAGGAACAATGTTTGCGTGGTGTTCCAAATGAGTGATTAGAATTTCATCACCCGATTGGATGTGTTTGTCAGATAAAATATTGGAAAGGAGATTGATTCCTTCTGTGGTTCCTCTGACAAAAACAATTTCTTCAACACTCCCGGCTCCAATAAACCCTTGGACAAGTGACCTAGCTTTTTCATAAGCATCGGTGGATCTTGCTGCTAGAGTATGGGCTGCACGATGGATATTGGAATTCTCATGTAGATAAAAATGAGATAATCTTTCTATCACCGAAGTTGGTTTTTGCGTGGTAGCCGCATTGTCGAGCCAAACCAAAGGTTTCCCATTGACTGTTTCGGTTAGGATAGGAAAATCTCTTCTTGCGGACGCGAGATTCCCACCACCTGACTGCGGTATGTTGATATTTGGAAAAGACTGAAAATCAGAATAGGAAAAACCTGTGTCTGTTAATTTTAAGTCTTCTAAATAAGGTAAGGACTCTTTTGGTAAATTTTGCGATAGCGAGTCATTTGATGGAAAACCTGTCGTGGAAACGTTACTTCCACCAAACGATTGCAAAACTCCAAACATTTCCTTCGCCATTTTTTCTAATGTTTTTTCATCAGGAAACTGCGACGGGGAACCATTGATGAACAAGTCCGGTTTTAATTTTAAAAAACTCGGATCATTTGTATTCATAATAATTTCCCACATCTACATTGTCGAGTGCAGCAATCGCATCGTCAGTGAGTATGGCTGCTGAGCAGTAGAGAGAAATCAAATAGGATCCAATTGCTGATCGGTTAATTCCCATAAAACGAACAGAAAGTCCCGGAGTTTGTTCTCCTGGTAGGTTGGATTGATATAAACCTACAACCCCTTGTTTTTTTTCACCCACTCTCAAAAGTAAAATACTAGAAGTTCCTGCAGCAGACTTTGGATTGGTTTCGCCGTTCACAAGAAGTTTATCCGTAGGAATGAGTGGAAGTCCTCTCCAAGTTAAAAATTGTGCACCAAACAGAGTTACTGTGGCCGGTGGAACACCTCTTCTTGTACATTCACGACCAAAAGCAGCAATTGCAAGTGGGTGTGCTAAAAAGAAAGATGGTTCTTTCCAAACTTTAGTGATTAAATCATCTAAATCATCAGGAGTAGGAGGTCCTTTTCTTGTGTTAATTCTTTGGTGAGCCGGAACATTTTTTAATAATCCATAATCTTCATTATTGATGAGTTCCAATTCTTGTTTTTCTTTTACACTTTCAATGGCTAGTCTTAGTTGTTCATTGATTTGTTCATGTGGAGAACTGTATAAATCAGAAACTCTGGTTTGTACATCAAGGATTGTGGAAATTAAACTAAGAGTGTATTCACGAGGTTTTTCTTCGTAGTTAACAAAAGTTTCTGGAAGTTCTTGTTCTCCCTTTTGTCCGCAAAGTACATCCACTTGCGTATTGGATTTAACACGGTTGACTCGGAGAACCCCTGCCTCTAAAGGTTTCCAATCAAGTAACCTAACTAAAAAACGTGGAGTGATTGCACCGTATTGTGCATTTGTTTTTACCGTATTTGCCAGTTGGCGTGCGGCTAAGTCTCCCAAAGCGTGTTGGGTTTGTTCTGCCATAAATGACCTCTTTTTCGGAAATGGATCTTTAATGGTTGAATCATCGCTACAGACCGAATACGAGAATCAATGGCTGTTATGAAAATAGGATTAAGTTTTGTGTGATATATTGTACAAATCGTCCAGAAGGTTAGCGGATTACTCGATTTGTAGCCAATGTTTCATCTTTTCTGCGATGGTTTTTAAGACCACGGGTTTGGAAATATAGTCGTTCATTCCACAATCTAGGCAACGTTCTTCCTCACCTGACAGAGTTCCGGCGGTAAGTGCAATGATAGGAACCAATTTCCCATTTTCCAATTTGCGAATGGCTTTTGTGGCGTCGTATCCATTCATCTCTGGCATTTGTACATCCATAAAAACAAGTTGCGGTTCTGTTTGGATAAAATTCTCAACAGCCAGAGCTCCATTTTCTGCTTCGATGATGATGGTTCCTGGTAAAGATTTTTGAACAATGGCTTTGGTTAACATCATATTGACTGGATTGTCTTCCACAATCATCACTTTGATTTTTTCAGTAGTTTGGATGGGTTTTACTGGTTCATAATTTGGCGTTACCACTTCCGAACTTTTACCAGAAATCATTTTTTCTAAACTATCATATAAAATATTTGTTTGGATGGGTTTGAGTAAGATGGATTGGATTCCAAGTTCCCTTCCTTTTTTGTATATGGTTTCATCATTGGTTGATGTATGGAGAGAGAAAAATGGTTTTTTTAGTTTTTTTGTTTCGATGAATTTTTGAATTTTTTCTATAAATTCTAATCCATTGATTTCTGGCATATTAAAATCTGTGATGATTACATCGTATATGGTTCCAGAGGAAATCATCTCAAAGGCATCCGTAGGTGAACGAAAACAATCTACTTGGATTCCTTTATATGTTAACATTTCTTGGATTACAAATAAATTGGTTTCGTTGTCATCAATCACCATTACCTTTTTGATTTGATTCAGTTCTGGTTCTGTATTTCTTTCGTTATCGGCAAGAGTGATGATTTTGAAAAAGAATCTGGAACCTTTGTCGCGTTCCGACTCCAATTCCATTTTGGAATCAAAAAGATGTAATAGTTTGCTGGAAATCGATAACCCTAAACCAGTCCCACCAAACTGACGTGTGGTGGATGTATCGGCCTGCGAAAACACCTCGAAGATTTTGTCTCGATTTTCGGGATTGATACCAATCCCGGTATCAATCACTTCAAATAGAAACTCATATTCATTGTTTTCTTTGGGTTCACTTGAGATTTTAATTTGAATTTCACCCTTTAAGGTGAACTTCAATGCGTTGCCAATTAGGTTTAATAGAATTTGGCGCAATCGCAAAGAATCGGCAAAAATATTTCTAGGAACTTTTGGTGAAATGTTGAGGATGAGTTCTAAGCCTTTTTCGTATGCTTTGTGTTTGACGATCTCTGCAATTTGATGGAGCAAATCATAAATATTGATTCTTTCCTTATAAAGTTCCATTTTCCCAGATTCAATTTTAGAAAAGTCTAATATATCGTTGATAAGGTCGAGGAGTGAACTTGCAGAAAGATATACGGTTTCCATATATT includes these proteins:
- a CDS encoding thiolase family protein; this encodes MKVTQKIVLAAPARTPFAQIGKALSHYAGHHLGKLVGEEVMKRSGLKPTDIDGVIVGEGFSNAPNSARVIANLLGLPMEIPCLTVANNCVSGLEAVAEATRRISLGEGKVFLVIGEESQTSMPFVVKNARLNKKTNSLDSLVKLLPNDLPEGVEIRDTLEDGLGDGETSFGMQVTAEILAQNYALARETQDKVAYESFKRAFDATQEGRYKPYIMEVKDDEGNMLQADEAVLLREGLVKNPTRMGRAMLLFDNPQMKFDQFKEKYSKYLKKSHGPTLSIFNASPRSDGAAGIIVASEDAAKKLGLTAKAYVNGFNMRGVDPNLMGLGQAEATIALLGETGDKIENIDIIEIHEAFAATAVAALEEIKSRTGLDWEKKFDEKKINPNGGSISIGHPFGATGVRLLHNAIMDFEENKDVKKVLVTACAHGGIAGSMIVERA
- the ilvC gene encoding ketol-acid reductoisomerase; the encoded protein is MANIYYDDSCDLNLLKGKTIAVIGYGSQGHAQAQNMKDSGLKVIIGLRDGSKSVKEAKEAGFEVFSVAEAAKKADIIQILAPDTIQADMYKADIEPNLTEGKALVFSHGFNIHYDLITPPKNVDVYMVAPKGPGHLVRRVYTEGGGVPCLIAIYQDATGQAKARALAHASGVGGGRAGILETSFREETETDLFGEQVVLCGGVANLIMSGFETLTEAGYDPEIAYFECLHEVKLITDLIYEGGLARMRYSISDTAEYGDYISGPRIIDAGVKARMKDVLTDIQKDKGAAFAKRWMADTKAGYPEYKKLKEKNAAHPIEAVGTKLRSMMKWLAK
- a CDS encoding PP2C family protein-serine/threonine phosphatase translates to MKTVLYTRILIWTPIIFIGYFISAQIGFKIAFLNSQVSPVWPPEGVGLASLLLLGPIALPGIYIGATLANFFNNPHIQTAIIIGIGNTLSSYVNYRIIKRVSEKADPIYSTRNLIYFLSIGTIPGSFISTVLGVTSLWYWDFLTTELYFNVFFTWFSGEMLGFLIVAPLLYVWFHPKAKLKLELHKQIELLLWIILVYISGTIAFSDEWPLLFLPIPFVIVTSIRFRQFGATLATVVLAFTAVTLTIDGKGVFARRDETGLSINDSLIFLDAFLFCISGIAYFLVTATRERERAQQASLNSLQVLNELKEKANEELEKKVLERTAVIEEQRVEIEKQLDMAKRIQESLFPQKEIFPEGVEILFKNIPMMKVGGDLYDIVWRPEKQELGVFICDVSGHGIPAALLSALVKTSLDKWKEDPSDLKENLESIRTQIIPNLREHFVTASLLHLHTDSGSLTFARAGHFPLFIIRKSGALVSLKPMGRIITPIFAILAEEERFQLETGDLIVMLTDGLTEAREPESLQMFGEERLLHLIRDIRGLPLKEIRDQVFQSVIQISGGITAIQDDLTFGLIRYTGNADEKVKVGS
- a CDS encoding ABC-F family ATP-binding cassette domain-containing protein — its product is MDIVLVSVSKLSKTIGEKKLFSNLDFSISEGEKLAIVGINGSGKSTLLRALLGKEETDSGQIIKNNNLKISILDQNPVFDQNETILDHIYKGDNKLVKTIRRYEDICERMSEGEEGLDDEFTEISQEMDRLSAWDYEQQVKSILKELGVEKLERKMSELSGGMLKKVELAKSLIDESNLLILDEPTNHLDVKSILWLEDYLAGLDKAILLITHDRYFLDRIVTKILELDRGSHFVYEGNYSIYLERKVEREETLQKQEDKIKQFLKQEVKWLKRQPKARSTKQKARIDRASDLQNREKREIQKDLELSVAAKRQGKTILEIHNLKKGIADRLLINDFTYTFKAKERLGIIGPNGIGKSTLLNLMAGRITPDSGFIKPGMNTKVGYFDQTSSELPLERNVLDYIKDVAGEMIETESGEKISASKMLERFLFDGKLQYTPIAKLSGGERRRLFLVQILMTGPNFLILDEPTNDLDIQTLSVLESFLDEFPGTVVIVSHDRYFLDRTAESLLIFRKEGKLDHYIGTFSSFLETDSLELENEQSSPKPKEAPQATVVSDKPQKSKQDQKKLSKLESEIAKLESSKQELEKKLSTFANDHTELQKISEEIQKIEAEILYKMEEWEMLQSG
- the epsC gene encoding serine O-acetyltransferase EpsC — protein: MLSNGQDELYNSILSRQSIPESVVGGKQVANRFLEELFSILFSGYHSERNFTSKDQISDQLELFRIRWKNLLEPYATYADKELGRVVALDDILHNFVAKLPGLYEWMWEDAEAAFLGDPAAESIHEVILAYSGFYAGAVHRVANYFFKSSLPIFPKLLSGVAQEATGIDIHPGAEIGRAFFMDHGTGIVIGETTHIADNVKIYQGVTLGALSVNKSLAKQKRHPTIEEGVVIYAGATILGGETVIGKQSIIGGNAWITQSIPPYSVVYQKSEVRVRSSNEIQGLDFTI
- a CDS encoding family 2A encapsulin nanocompartment cargo protein cysteine desulfurase; this encodes MNTNDPSFLKLKPDLFINGSPSQFPDEKTLEKMAKEMFGVLQSFGGSNVSTTGFPSNDSLSQNLPKESLPYLEDLKLTDTGFSYSDFQSFPNINIPQSGGGNLASARRDFPILTETVNGKPLVWLDNAATTQKPTSVIERLSHFYLHENSNIHRAAHTLAARSTDAYEKARSLVQGFIGAGSVEEIVFVRGTTEGINLLSNILSDKHIQSGDEILITHLEHHANIVPWQMVCAKKGAKLRVAPVDDSGQIILSEYERLLNSKTKIVSITQVSNALGTVVPVEEMTKSAHKVGALVIVDGAQSVSHMPVNVQEIDCDFFVFSGHKLFAPTGIGVVYGKKSILDSLPPWQGGGNMIKDVNFDHTTFQEAPFRFEAGTGNIADAVGLGAAIEYLNRFGMKQISAFEHDLLEYGTKELLKVPGLRLIGTAKDKAGVLSFVIDGFKTEAIGKKLAEEGIAVRAGHHCAQPILRRFGLESTVRPSLAFYNSCEDIDALIRVLYGLGSQNRIGI